The DNA region TGCACATAGTGGTTCACTCCCTGAACCCCAACCCCCCCTGCACATAGTGGCGCACTCCCTGTAAGCCAACCTCCCCCCTCCTGCACATAGTGGCGCaaaccctctacccccctcctttgCACATAGTGGCTCATTCCCTGAACCCCCCTCTCCCTGCACATAGTGGTGCACTCCCTGaaccccaatcccccccccccgtaTATAGTGGCGCACTCCCTGAACCCCCCACCCTGTACATAGTGGCTCACCCCCTGAACCCCCCCTGCACATAGTGCTGCACTGGGTCGGATGCGTGTGTTCAGTGGGAGCCACTGGTGATCACATCAGGAGCCGCTGTTAAACCTCTTCTCttctccgtccctctcccccaCTTGTGGCCCCTCCGGCAGGCCGCTCCACCTGCCAtggcgggaggagggagggatCAGCCTTTCTGGTACCGCGGAGCGCCGaatctccaccccccccaacccggaACTGCTGCCATGTCTTCGTTAACCACGAGTTTCCATGCTTGCCGCAGGTTTCCTGGAGCGCTGAGCACAAGGTCACCAAGTCGGGGACGTGCGAGGTGAAGTTCTTCGACGAGGAGTCCTACAGCGCCTTGAGAAAAGTGAGTCGTGTGTTCAATACCCAGGTAGGAGGACcttcagtgaaggggagagactggagaagctggggttgttctccttggagcagagaaggttgaggggagatttaattgaggtgttcacaATAACGAGGGGTTATGATCGAGTGGATCGTGAGAacctgttcccgggggcaggagggtgggtaaccagagggacacagattgatgataatcggcgatggaaccagagggggtgatggagagaatgtgtttacgctgtgagttgaggagaaacttcttcacccagaattctctagcacagaaagttgttgaggccaattcactaaatatattcaaaagggagttagatgtagtccttactactagggggatcaaggggtatggcgagaaagcaggaaaggggtactgaagttgcatgttcagccatgaactcattgaatggtggtgcaggctcgaagggccgaatggcctattcatgcacctattttgtatgtttctatgttgctatgagttgttatgatcgggaacgcgctgtctgaaagggtggtgggagcagattcaatcgtgactttcaaaccgggatttGGACAAATACTGAAAGGGGAAATGtgccaggctgtggggaaagagcaaggggggagtgtgggactgattgggtcgctctgtcgcCGAGCTGGCACAGcacgggttcgaggggctgaatggcctcctgcgcggTAAGATTGTATGACCTGCCAATGCCTGTTGATTCGATAGATTTCATTTTTCTTTTGCCCTTATTAAGCAGCGTGCGTACCTGCACCTTGTAGTTCGTCAAGGGCTGGTGAAGGGTTGGGTCTTGTTTTCAGTCTCGGGCCCTTGCACCAGGCCGAGGGGAGGCTCTTTTCCCATCCGCAAGCACcgcccactctccccacaccccctcaaCCAGTGGGCACtgcaaaggccattcagcccctcgagcctgcaacattaggaacaggagcaggcccattcagcccctcgagcctgttacattaggaacaggaggaggccattcagcccctcgagcctgttacattaggatcaggaggaggcccattcagccctcgcgcctgttacattaggaacaggaggaggcccattcagcccctcgagcctgttacattaggaaaaggaggaggccattcagcccgtcgagctttACAttcggaaaaggaggaggcccattcagccccttgagcctgttacattaggaacaggaggaggctgttctgaTACATTTTTGCTGGCCTGTTTAACTCCAGTCTCACACCCTCGGAAGGGGCCGCTATTGAAGGTGCCCCAGCACGACTTTCTCAGCTTGGGACcggcaacaaatgccggccttgccagcgacgcccacatccgcaGACTGACGCCACCTCTGGCACTGAGACTGGAGAAAGTGCAGCCAAGGAGCTTCAGAGAGAGATCGAGGCCAAACTCTTGATCAAAATTCTGGCAGGCAGAAAGTCACATCAGGACAGCCAGGGGCAGAAAGTGAGCCACAggagggtgtcggggggggggggggaactaacgggtcaaagaggtgggttctaCGGAGCGATTTGGAGAAGGGCATGAAGAGGGTCTTAAAGTTGGGGATGGAGAAGCGGGAGGGTGTTCCAGGCGCGGGCCGCAAGGGGTGCAAGGCACAGCTTCCATTGGTGGGGCGAAGGGGTTGCTTGAGTTGAAAGCAGCCtgtgctctcctccctccctctctccttgcgGTCCGCCCTCCCTTGCCACCCCCAGCAACTGTTGCTGTCTGACGCTCTCGGGTCTCGTTCCCTCAGAGGAATAGCGAGGACCTGTCTACCATCAAGCCATTATTCAGTGTCAACGTTGACCATCGGGTGAGTGGAGGCaactgtgtgggggcgggggggggcgtggggggtgtGTTTGCTCTGCGGGTGGGTGGGCTGGGagtaggggagggcaggggaggtgcAGGAGGCTCTGGCAGCACCGATAAAGCGGACACCCTTGGGTGGCGCTGTTTGAGACgggcgcgtgcgctctctctctctggatcgggCTGTCTGAGGGGTGGGGCAGGGTGGCTAATATTCCCTGTGTCCTTGTTCTCATCTAACTTcaatctcttcccccctcccgcacCAACCCCTCTCCAGGGAGCGTGGAACGGACCCTGGGTTGCAACCGAAGTGGTTGCCGTGGCGATCGGCCTTCTGGTCTACTACCTGGCATTCAGCGTGAAAAGCAACATCCAGGCGTGATGGAGCATCGGGGGCGGGCGGGGCCGGGGGAAGGAGGGGGCCGAgcatgctggaacctccccaggggTAAATCGGAGCAGAGAGGCCGGAGTGAGAACCGACGCGATTTAATAAAATAATACTCCCTCCAAACTGGTTTTATTCCTCTCTCGATAAGATGGTAGCGTATCACTTTCAGCGATGACTCGACTCTCTGTGCAATTGTGTGGCCGTtcatcccatcgtgcctgtgcgaACTTATTGGAAGTGTTACCAAGCCTCTATCAACGCTTGTTTTCCCCTTCAaatcctcagcactacccctccgacagtcggcgctccctcagcaccatccctctaacagtgcggcgctccctcagtaccgtccctccgacagtgcggcgctccctcagtaccgtccctccgacagtgcggcgatccctcagtaccgtccctccgatagtgcggcgctccctcagtaccgtccctccgacagtgcggcgctccctcagtaccgtccctccgacagtgcggcgatccctcagcaacgctcctccaacaatgcggcgctccctcagtaccgcccctccgacagtgcagcgctccctcagcaccgcctctctgacagtgcggcgctccctcagcaccgcccctcggaAAGTGTGGCGCGCTCTTTAATAAAGGCACTCCGATCTGATAAGGGACATTGTTGCATTGCCTCCAACAAACAGCTGACTTTCTTATTAAGTAAACaatgtttgatacagagtaaagctctctctacactgtccccaccaaacactctcaggacagcgACAGCACGGGCTTAGCGTGTCCCATCACTGGGGCCATGCAACCGTACCAGAAGCAGTGCCATGGCCCAATGGTGGGTGCAGTACTCAGTTACCACTAGCTGGCAGCTCCATAAtgccatgcaggccgtgatccttaccaaaggatccTTTGTATACCCAATCCACACCTGCACTGTGGTCAAACAGGGCTTCATCATTGCCCCAACGCCCCCTGCGCACatcaaggctgaactccaggatatagtcgatgtatttactgatacgaacgaaagcataggcctcacgctaaacatccgttagacaaaggtcctccactagcctttcctcacagcactgccccccaatcatcaagatccacagcgcgtatCACTTCCCatctctcgggagcctcccatcaaaagAGCAGGTATCGATGACGAGATCAAACACCGCCTCCAgtcccacctgaggaagagagtgttcgaagaccaggccttcatacctgccaccaagctcatggtctacagggctgtagtgatacccgccctcagagacatggaccatgtacagtcgacacctgaagtcgctggaaaaataccatcgatgatatctccacaagatcctccaaatcccataggatgacagacgcaccaacgttagtgtcctcgaccagcccaacatccccagcagcgaagcactgaccacactcgaccagctctgctgggcgggccacattgtccgcatgccagacacgagactcgcaaagcaaatgctctacttggagctccttcacgccaAACCAgacaaagctgggcagaggaaatgttacaaggggcaCCCTCAACGCcaacctgataaagtgcaacatccccaccgacacgtgggagtccctggccaaagaccagtccgccctaagtggaggaagtgcatccgggatgtctctgagcacctcgagtctcgtcgccaagagcatgcagaaaccaagcgcagacagcggaaggattgtgcggcaaaccagtcccaccctccccttccctcaacgactatctgtcccacctgtgacagtgactgtggttctcgtattggactgttcagccacctaagaactcacttcaggagtggaagcaagtcttcctcgattctgagggactgcctatgatgatgatgcctcacAGTGACGACCAGCTGGCTGTACCGATCATCGCTTCACCTCCTGGACCAACACTGCCATCATGTTAATAgtcagcagcaccttccaaacctgtgtcctctaccgcctagaagggcaagggcagcaggcgcatggaaaaaccaccacctccacgttcccctccaagtcacacacaccatcccgacttggaaatatatcggccgttcctgcatcgtcgctgggtcacaatcctggaactccctccctaacagcactgtgggagcaccttcaccacacggactgcagcggttcaagaaggaggcacaccaccaccttctcaaggggcaattagggatgggcaataaatgctggccttgccagcgacgcccacatcccgtgaattaattttttaaaagtccTTCTCTGCACGCGACAGACAACCGTCCGACTCCACCCTCCAGCTCTGATTGGAGGGTGTGATTTACCGAGCGTTCCGTGCAGGCCAACAACAACTGGCCTCTGACCACGCCAATATCTGTGGGGGCCAATAGCTTTCAAAGAGAGTTGGATGCGGGTAAGTCAGATGGAGGATGTTCCAAGTAACCACctcgtcacacacactcactcctcagCACATACTgcatcgagtgtacagcacagaaacaggcctatcGGCCCATCCTGTCCCTGCCGCTGTTTGTGCTCCCCacgtgcctcctcccacccctcttcatctcaccataTCGATATATCATATATATTAGGGGCTGAgatacatcagtcagtgtacagatatctccctgagggagtgggactgagagacaccagtcagtgtacagatatctccctgagggagagggactgagagacagcagtcagtgtacagatatctccctgagggagagggactgagagacaccagtcagtgtacagatatctccctgagggagagggactgagagacaccagtcagtgtacagatatctccctgagggagagggactgagagacatcagtcagtgtgcagatatctccatgagggagagggactgagagacaccagtccgtgtacagatatctccatgagggagagggactgagagacaccagtccgtgtacagatatctccatgagggagagggactgagagacaccagtcggtgtctctctgtctctctgccgctctcactctgtctctctctctctctgtctgtctgtctctctctctctcccactcattcaatctcaccctctctctctcatactctctctctcactctccgtctctctctctcactctctctctctgtctttctcactctctctctccatctctccatctgtctctctccctctctccatctgtctctctctcactctctctctcactctcactccctctttctctccatctctctctctctctctctgcctctctctctctctgcctctctctttctctctgtctctctctctctcgctgcctctctcactctgtctccctctctctctctctcaccctctatctctctttctctcgctccccttctctgtctctctcgctctctctctctatctcactctgtctctctcactctctctttccctctctccatctctctttctctctctctctctctctctttctctctgcctctctcactctgtctctttctccgtctgtctgtctctctcgctgtgtctcactctccctcactctctctgtatctctccctctcactctctcactctctgtctctctctttctcactctctctcgctctctctgtctctcactctctctcgttctctgtctctctcactctctctctctctgcacacctctctctctctctctctctctctctctgtctgtctgtctctctctccctctctctctctctctccccctcagtctctctcacacactctctcattctctctttctcactctctgtctctctccctctctctctctctatccacctcactctctctgtccctctctctccctctctctctccctctctctctctctcactctctgtctctctttctctcgctccccttctctgtctttctcgctctctctctctcaacctcactttctttctctctcactctctctctccgtctctccatctctctctctctctctctttctttatgcctctctcactctgtctctttcttcgtctgtctctctgtctctctgtctctctctctctctctgtctctctctctctctttctctctctctctctctctctccctctctccatctctctctctctctctctttctctctgcctctctcactctgtctctttcttcgtctgtctctctgtctctctgtctctctctctctctctgtctctctctctctctttctctctctctctcactctctctcgctctctctgtctctcactctctctctttctctgtctctctcactctctctctctctgcacacctctctctctctctctctgtctttctcactctctctgtctctctcactctctctcgctctctctgtctctcactctctctctttatctatctctctcactctctctctctctgcacacctctctctctctctctctctctgtctttctcactctctctgtctctctcactctctctcactctctctccctctctcttcctcgctCCTTCTCTTtctgtcattctctgtctgtctctctctctctcactctccctctctgtctctctcactctctctctgccgctctctctcattgtctctctctccctcgctctctctctctcacacacacacacacactctctctttctctctctgtctctaagtgtgtgtctatctccctctctctctgtctctctctctcgatctccctctctgtctcactctctctccaactctctctttctctctctctctctctctctctctctctctctctctctctctctctctctctctctctctccctctctctctctctctctctctcactctttctctctctctctctttctatccctctctgtcgctctctctctcgatctcactctctctctgtctcactctctctac from Pristiophorus japonicus isolate sPriJap1 chromosome 32, sPriJap1.hap1, whole genome shotgun sequence includes:
- the LOC139240523 gene encoding translocon-associated protein subunit delta-like, with translation MFQVFAQPIKIGERLFDCRGQHNKAPPSTNELPQGQNVALHADINGKQFPVTRGQDFGRYQVSWSAEHKVTKSGTCEVKFFDEESYSALRKVSRRNSEDLSTIKPLFSVNVDHRGAWNGPWVATEVVAVAIGLLVYYLAFSVKSNIQA